In the Drosophila teissieri strain GT53w chromosome 3R, Prin_Dtei_1.1, whole genome shotgun sequence genome, agtttttttaattacaaagaCGGCAAAAGCTGTCTGTATGCCAGCGGTATCTATAGCGAGTGTCCACTGTAGCAACTAAGTGATCGGCGGCTTTTGTTGCCGGTTACAAACCGCTGAAGCCGGCtgcgcagtcgacgtcgccgCTTACACATTCATGCTGGCCAAATGCGTTGAAGCCCGTAAATAGCAGCGGCATCTtcttcccgttcccgttccaATTCGAATACCGCTCGACCACGTCGCCCCCGTCCCCACCCCCCCTTCAATCCTTTGCAGCGGTTGCTCGGCGaccgttgttgctgtttgtgttGTCGGAATTTGTTGGAGCGTTGAGTGAATTTTCAGTAGTGCCAGTAGTCGTGCAGCGCCGAGCCAGTGATGTTGTGTTTGGTGGTTGAAGTTGATCCAATTCTCGAGTTTTCCGAGTTTTCCTGAATTCGCCACCAGAAGACACCGTCGTTGGGCGGCCAGCGGATTGCCAAATCTGTGGAATACAGATACGGATCGGAGATCGCAGCGCCTCCTGGCTGATATTCCCGCGTTGATTAGACGATGGTAGGTTATCTCCCGCTTCCGTAATGGCCAATTAAGTGCCTTGTTGTTCCGTAATTGCAcgatttgttttcattttgcgaTCGTCGCCATGGAAACTCGCCTTCGCAACTATACAACACTGTTTTGCTAGAGCAGAACTTTTTTCAGCACTGCgacaaaagtttttggcgcGCACCTATCGGGTTTCAAAAGAGAAAAGGGTGGCTCGGCAAACAAAGAATTAGCACTTGTTGAATTAAAAACCTTGTTTCTACaacaatgaaataaatagAGCTCTTAACTTTTAAGTAAGACTCTTAGTTATTCGTGCACATGACACATTCTTACATTGAGTACTCAATAAACacaatacatttattttattttcatgaGTTTCTAAAATCAGTAAGCTCAacctggtttttgttttctttgacCAGCTCTTATCTCAATTCAAACAATATTTAGTGTAGTTCACCAGTTGAtaagctttttaattttaatcacTAAGGGCACGTTTTAAGTGCAAGCCTTTTTTTACAAACTTTACACCGCCTATATTGATAATAACACAACATGTGTGTTTACTAACATAtgtttgtaaaaatatatacatttcttgagaattttaatgaatttataacAGAGGAAACTACCAACTCTAGACTAAATGGCATCAAAAGAGACGTACTGGTAATTAGGTGCTGGAACTTAACCTTCTAAAAACTAGATAgaatgtatttctttttacGAAAACGACTTAATAGCTTCAATATTTTAGGGTCTGCTATCGCTGTTGCGTAAACTGAGACCCAATCCGGAAAAGGAGGCTCGCATCCTGCTGCTGGGATTGGATAATGCGGGCAAGACCACGATACTGAAGCAGCTGGCATCGGAGGACATAACCACGGTGCGTATAAGGGCGGCGAACTTCTTCCGTTTTCCCCATAAAATACGGAGTGAAATCCCGCAGGTAACGCCCACGGCGGGCTTTAACATCAAGTCCGTGGCAGCCGATGGGTTCAAGCTGAATGTATGGGATATCGGTGGTCAATGGAAGATACGTCCATACTGGAAGAACTACTTTGCGAATACTGATGTGCTggtaaaaattatatatattgtaaacTCTAAGTAGTATGCTAAATATGTGGTTTATCTTTAAGATCTATGTAATTGACTGTACGGATCGGACTCGACTGGCCGAAGCGGGTAGCGAACTATTTGAAATGCTCATGGATAATCGGCTGAAGCAAGTTCCCGTGCTGATTTTCGCCAACAAACAGGATATGCCGGATGCCATGAGTGCCTCCGAGGTGGCCGAGAAGATGAGCCTGGTGCAATTGCAGGGACGAACCTGGGAGATCAAGGCCTGCACCGCTGTGGATGGCACTGGACTCAAGGAGGGAATGGACTGGGTCTGCAAGAACATGAAGAAGTAATCTAAAATCTAAATTATTCTAATCTTCGCCTGTTAAGTTGTCCCTAAGAGCTAAATATACGTACCACATTTTGTTTCACCTCAGCAATAACAGTAATTTATCtaatatgaaatataatataaatataaactgaTTGTTTAGTGGAGAAGGCGGTGCTAGTTcagtcatttatttttaccagTAATCTGAACCGAAGATTCACACAATAAATTCCGATCCCCATGTGTTTTTACGGACCTGTTGCGTTCATAAGAAAGATCCTGCCCGCAGGCTCTCAGAAATCCTGTCTGCTCATATTGGGATTAGATAATGCGGGAAAATCCACCTTGACAGCCAGCCTGGCGGAGATTTTCAATGGAGATGTAAGGCCATatatgaatatacatacatatattgctACCATAACATATTCACAGTCCAAGGAACCTGGCAAACAAGCCAGTGAATGGAGCTTCACAATCAATAACTCTAGAGTGCAGTTGTGGGATATTAACGGGGAACTGAAGAATCGCCAAATCTGGCCAAACTATTACAAAAAAGTTAAGGTTTTGGTGAGATAAGTCTCTTTTTGGAACTTGTAGATTTTACTATAATCCCTGAACTGTAGATTTTTGTACTGGATAGCACGGATGCACTGCGGCTAAGCGAGGCTCGCTGTGTTCTATGCGACGTGCTGATGCATCAGGAACTGGATAAGGCTCCCCTGCTGATCGTGTCCAACAAAAAGGACGCCTCGGGATCTCTGTCCATGTCCACAGTTATCGATTTGATGGGTCTGGATCGCCTGAATGCTCGAGATTGGACTTTTAAGGAATGTTCAACGCGGACAGGTTCTGGTGTTCAGGTATATGTTGTGCTCCATATTTTAGAAATTCTTTCATTTAACATGTACTGACTCGCCAGGACATCGTACATTGGATTAACGAAAAGATCAATGGGAACAGGAGataatttatcaaatttttatattttcacaaatctaattaataatatattgaatatatatttaacgtAATTTAGTAAGCATAGtttgttgcatttaattgaatgaatTATTTGCAACAAATAATGATGCatatagttttttaattagtaCATTATTGCAGCCATCTGCTAATCAGCGATTTGACATTGACCCCTGTcaataattgaaaaactcGTGGCTGAATAGCAACATTGTGAGGACAAAGCCCTTTTGCATTATCAGTTATCAGTTATTGCTGCGTTTGTGGCCTATAAAAGAGTTGGCTATAGAATTGTTTGGCACAGTTTAACAGCAGTCGTTGCCATGAACTCAACTCTCGCGATTCTACTCATCTCGGCCCTGGTTGTGGTCCAGGCCAGGAATATTCGTTCGTCTGAGGAGGATAACTCGTCCCAGGTGCCAAGTCTAAGCCATTCCCATCCGCACTCCATCAAATGGCCCTGCGATGTGGGCCACTTTCCCGAGGCCTACATCCTGATGCACAAGGTGGATAAGCGACTGGAACGTATTGACAACGAGAGTACCAAGGAAAGGATCGGAAACTACGCCGTGAGTCAGTTGAGGCAGTGCATCTTGGATGGCCAGATGGACGTGCACTGCGTTAGGCGATCGATTGGATTCACCATGTCCTTCATTCACCACCAAATGAGCCAGGCCAATGGAATGTAAACTCAGAACTAGTGGCAAAATAAATCGTGAACTTAAACTATAAAATTCCAACTGTGTTTATTACTTGGCTTGACATTTGGCTGATCACATTATTCCTTTGAGCACCTTTTTTTCCAAACTGATTTTATTAAACGAAactcaaaacaagagagaacgctatagtcgagttccccgactatttcatacccgttactcagctatttgaagtgcgaaggagagtttttaaCACTGAATGTTTTTGCCGTTTGcccgagtgggcgtggctaaaaGGTTTTTAAAAAGACGatagaaattacaaaaatgaaaaaatatcaaaacacttcaaaagtgtgggcgtggcagctttgagcggtttgtgggcgtaagagtgggcgtggaaacatgaatcgacaaacttgcgctgcttctatgtctctggagtctctatgcttaatctgaactttctagccgagaccccgcagcccagaccccgcaccccgcagcccgcattttacatttgacattttactttttttacgttttcattttggtttaattttagttagatgtatattgatctacccagaccccgcagcccagaccccgcacagcACCCGCACCCCGACCCCGCAGCCCCCGCACAGaccacgcagcccagaccccgcaccccgcaccacacagcccgcattttacattttacatattaatttttacattttactttacaaataattcccaacttgatttggtttaattttagttagatgtatattgatctacccagaccccgcagcccagaccccgcacagcACCCGCACAGCccacgcagcccagaccccgcagccaCCGCACATACCCtgcagcccagaccccgcaccacgcacccCACAtcccgcattttacattttacatattacatattaatttttacattttactttacaaataattcccaacttgatttggtttaattttagttagatgtatattgatctacccagaccccgcagcccagaccccgcaccccgcagcccacattttacattttacatattaatttttacattttactttacaaataattcccaacttgatttggtttaattttagttagatgtatattgatctacccagaccccgcagcccagaccccgcacagcccccgcagcccagaccccgcagcccccgcacagaccccgcagcccagaccccgcaccccgcagcccacattttacattttacatattaatttttacattttactttacaaataattcccaacttgatttggtttaattttagttagatgtatattgatctacccagaccccgcagcccagaccccgcacagcccccgcagcccagaccccgcagcccccGCACAGACCACCtcacagcccccgcagcccagaccccgcagcccagaccccgcaccccgcagcccgcattttacattttacatattacatattaatttttacattttactttacaaataattcccaacttgatttggtttaattttagttagatgtatATTTATctacccagaccccgcagcccagaccccgcacagcccccgcagcccagaacccgcagcccccgcacagcccccgcagc is a window encoding:
- the LOC122621291 gene encoding ADP-ribosylation factor-like protein 3 isoform X1 translates to MGLLSLLRKLRPNPEKEARILLLGLDNAGKTTILKQLASEDITTVRIRAANFFRFPHKIRSEIPQVTPTAGFNIKSVAADGFKLNVWDIGGQWKIRPYWKNYFANTDVLIYVIDCTDRTRLAEAGSELFEMLMDNRLKQVPVLIFANKQDMPDAMSASEVAEKMSLVQLQGRTWEIKACTAVDGTGLKEGMDWVCKNMKK
- the LOC122621291 gene encoding ADP-ribosylation factor-like protein 3 isoform X2 gives rise to the protein MGLLSLLRKLRPNPEKEARILLLGLDNAGKTTILKQLASEDITTVTPTAGFNIKSVAADGFKLNVWDIGGQWKIRPYWKNYFANTDVLIYVIDCTDRTRLAEAGSELFEMLMDNRLKQVPVLIFANKQDMPDAMSASEVAEKMSLVQLQGRTWEIKACTAVDGTGLKEGMDWVCKNMKK
- the LOC122621292 gene encoding ADP-ribosylation factor-like protein 3, translated to MCFYGPVAFIRKILPAGSQKSCLLILGLDNAGKSTLTASLAEIFNGDSKEPGKQASEWSFTINNSRVQLWDINGELKNRQIWPNYYKKVKVLIFVLDSTDALRLSEARCVLCDVLMHQELDKAPLLIVSNKKDASGSLSMSTVIDLMGLDRLNARDWTFKECSTRTGSGVQDIVHWINEKINGNRR
- the LOC122621293 gene encoding uncharacterized protein LOC122621293 — translated: MNSTLAILLISALVVVQARNIRSSEEDNSSQVPSLSHSHPHSIKWPCDVGHFPEAYILMHKVDKRLERIDNESTKERIGNYAVSQLRQCILDGQMDVHCVRRSIGFTMSFIHHQMSQANGM